A stretch of the Gossypium hirsutum isolate 1008001.06 chromosome D07, Gossypium_hirsutum_v2.1, whole genome shotgun sequence genome encodes the following:
- the LOC107953853 gene encoding uncharacterized protein, which translates to MEDEVERRQIQQILELDDEELQIEEVESLLESSDDDRDATGVVSPDHFTFNTHLASLHSYLGEVDDTRHRSAFWDGGAVLNLPLFYLEGVVLFPEATLPLRVIEPNFVAAVNRAMTQVDAPYTMGVVRGYRDSNDGPLRLAKVGTTAEIRQYRPVEDGSINVVTRGQQRFCLRRCWIDAEGAPFGEIQIIEEDIPFRTPRGAYAKLVPLNNLRGQQILSLNALSHGGRNDENDSEANSEESFENELTQTERRIHQSAIGACYDSDRTDESTSSADDNKLSESDSQSGSPCDTDSTFLGSSPSGHKKQVRNSDLGIGTKSVARKVAEPRSHLSSTLSRAFAPVWVYRMYDSFCLAQKAADMWKQIVGTPSMDGFVKKPDLLSFYIASKIPISDPTRQELLEIDGVSYRLRREIELLERLDRVRCKICKTVIARRSDMLVMSTDGPMGAYVNSYGYVHEVMTFRKAKGLVTSGRPHEEYSWFPGYAWTIINCASCDVQMGWLFTATNEKLKPKSFWGIRSSQVKDEMR; encoded by the exons ATGGAAGACGAAGTTGAGAGGCGACAGATCCAACAGATTCTGGAGCTCGACGACGAAGAGTTACAGATCGAAGAAGTCGAAAGTCTTCTCGAATCCTCCGACGATGATCGCGATGCCAC TGGCGTTGTTTCACCTGATCACTTTACTTTCAATACCCACTTGGCTTCCTTACATTCATATCTCGGCG AGGTTGATGATACGCGACACAGATCTGCTTTTTGGGACGGCGGTGCCGTTTTGAACCTTCCTTTGTTCTATCTTGAAG GGGTAGTCCTGTTCCCCGAGGCCACACTTCCACTTAGAGTTATTGAACCGAACTTTGTAGCTGCTGTTAACAGAGCAATGACCCAGGTTGATGCTCCCTACACCATGGGGGTG GTCCGTGGTTACAGAGACTCTAATGATGGACCATTAAGGCTAGCAAAAGTAGGGACAACCGCAGAG ATTCGGCAATATCGTCCAGTGGAGGATGGTTCTATTAATGTGGTTACTCGTGGCCAACAGCGGTTTTGTTTGAGACGCTGTTGGATTGATGCAGAAGGAGCA cCTTTTGGAGAGATACAGATTATTGAGGAAGATATACCATTTAGAACCCCTCGAGGTGCATATGCAAAATTGGTACCGTTAAATAATCTGCGAGGCCAACAGATCCTATCTTTAAATGCTTTATCACATGGAGGgagaaatgatgaaaatgattcAGAAGCAAATTCAGAGGAAAGCTTTGAGAATGAACTTACTCAAACAGAGCGGAGAATTCATCAATCTGCAATCGGTGCCTGCTATGATTCTGATAGGACGGATGAGTCGACAAGTAGTGCTGACGACAATAAATTATCTGAGTCAGACAGCCAATCAGGAAGTCCATGTGACACTGACTCTACCTTCTTAGGTTCTTCACCTTCTGGCCATAAGAAACAGGTTAGAAATTCTGACTTGGGAATTGGGACCAAGTCCGTGGCTCGAAAAGTGGCAGAACCAAGGTCTCATCTTTCAAGTACATTGTCAAGAGCATTCGCGCCCGTTTGGGTATATCGTATGTACGACTCATTTTGTCTTGCTCAAAAGGCAGCAG ATATGTGGAAACAAATAGTCGGGACCCCAAGCATGGATGGTTTTGTGAAGAAGCCTgatcttttatctttttatattgcAAGTAAAATCCCCATCTCTGACCCTACAAGGCAGGAGCTTCTGGAAATTGATGGTGTTTCATATAGACTGCGCCGGGAAATTGAGTTACTTGAAAGGCTTGATCGTGTTCGATGCAAGATCTGTAAG ACTGTAATTGCCAGGCGCAGTGATATGTTGGTGATGTCTACTGATGGTCCTATGGGTGCCTATGTTAACTCATACGGCTATGTTCATGAGGTAATGACTTTCCGAAAAGCGAAGGGCTTAGTTACCAGCGGCCGACCACATGAAGAGTACAGCTGGTTTCCTGG GTATGCATGGACGATCATAAACTGCGCATCATGTGACGTCCAAATGGGGTGGCTTTTCACTGCAACAAATGAAAAGTTGAAGCCTAAATCATTTTGGGGTATAAGGAGTTCTCAAGTTAAGGATGAAATGCGATAG
- the LOC107953852 gene encoding NADP-dependent malic enzyme has protein sequence MPNTMLSFKHLLRPVLGGEERKSWCLLLLRTMMNGGNLVDNDSAVAGGVEDMYGEDIATMGQPVTPWTVSVASGYTLMRDPRHNKGLAFTERERDAHYLRGLLPPIVLSQELQEKRIMHMLRQYKVPLQRYMAMMDLQERNERLFYKLLIDNVEELLPVVYTPTVGEACQKYGSIFRRPQGLYISLKEKGKILEVLKNWPERSVQVIVVTDGERILGLGDLGCQGMGIPVGKLSLYTALGGVRPSACLPITIDVGTNNEKLLNDEFYIGLRQRRATGQEYAELLHEFMSAVKQNYGEKVLIQFEDFANHNAFELLARYSSSHLVFNDDIQGTASVVLAGLLAALKLLGGTLADHRFLFLGAGEAGTGIAELIALEMSKQTGNPIEENRKKIWLVDSKGLIVDSRKHSLQHFKKPWAHEHEPVSKLVDAVKAIKPTVLIGTSGVGKQFTREVVEAMASINEKPLIMALSNPTSQAECTAEEAYTWSEGRAIFASGSPFDPFEYDGKVFVPGQANNAYIFPGFGLGVIMSGAIRVHDDMLLTASEALAAQVTEEHFKKGLIYPPFSDIRKISANIAAKVAAKAYELGLASHLPQPEDLVKYAESCMYSPVYRSYR, from the exons ATGCCTAACACCATGCTTTCCTTCAAACATTTGCTG AGACCGGTGTTGggtggagaagaaagaaaatctTGGTGTTTATTATTGCTGAGAACGATGATGAACGGTGGTAATTTAGTGGATAACGATTCAGCTGTTGCTGGTGGTGTTGAGGATATGTATGGTGAGGATATTGCCACCATGGGTCAGCCTGTTACCCCTTGGACCGTCTCTGTTGCTAG TGGATATACCTTAATGCGAGACCCACGTCACAATAAAGGTCTTGCCTTcaccgagagagagagagatgctCACTACCTACGCGGTCTTCTTCCGCCAATTGTTCTCAGTCAAGAGCTTCAAGAGAAGAGGATAATGCATATGCTTCGCCAATATAAAGTTCCTTTGCAACGATACATGGCTATGATGGATCTTCAG GAGAGGAATGAACGACTTTTCTACAAGCTTCTCATCGATAATGTGGAGGAACTGCTCCCGGTTGTTTACACTCCAACGGTTGGTGAGGCTTGCCAAAAGTATGGGAGCATTTTCAGGCGCCCTCAGGGTCTTTACATCAGTTTGAAAGAGAA GGGGAAGATTCTTGAAGTATTGAAAAACTGGCCCGAGAGAAGCGTCCAAGTTATTGTTGTCACCGATGGCGAGAGAATTTTGGGACTTGGAGATCTTGGTTGTCAG GGGATGGGTATACCTGTAGGAAAACTTTCTCTGTACACAGCTCTTGGAGGAGTCCGTCCTTCTGCG TGCTTGCCTATTACTATTGATGTCGGGACAAACAACGAGAAGTTGTTAAACGACGAGTTTTACATCGGCCTCAGGCAAAGGAGGGCAACTGGACAG GAATATGCTGAACTTCTTCATGAGTTCATGTCTGCAGTTAAGCAGAATTATGGGGAGAAAGTCCTAATACAG TTTGAAGATTTTGCAAACCACAATGCATTCGAGCTGTTGGCAAGATATAGTTCTAGTCATCTCGTTTTCAACGACGACATACAG GGTACCGCATCTGTGGTGCTGGCTGGGCTTCTTGCAGCCCTGAAATTACTCGGTGGAACCCTCGCTGACCATAGGTTTTTGTTCCTTGGTGCCGGAGAG GCTGGAACCGGTATAGCTGAGCTCATTGCTCTTGAGATGTCAAAGCAG ACTGGAAATCCAATCGAAGAGAACCGCAAGAAGATTTGGCTTGTAGACTCAAAG GGGTTGATTGTCGACTCTCGTAAGCATTCACTTCAACACTTCAAGAAACCTTGGGCTCATGAGCATGAACCTGTCAGCAAACTCGTAGATGCTGTCAAG GCAATCAAACCAACGGTCTTGATCGGGACATCTGGGGTCGGAAAACAATTTACAAGGGAGGTTGTTGAGGCTATGGCATCCATCAATGAG AAACCTCTTATTATGGCTCTATCGAACCCTACCTCGCAAGCTGAATGTACAGCAGAAGAAGCATATACATGGAGTGAG GGTCGTGCAATCTTTGCCAGTGGAAGCCCATTTGACCCCTTTGAATACGATGGCAAAGTCTTTGTTCCCGGCCAG GCAAACAATGCTTACATTTTCCCTGGTTTCGGTTTGGGAGTGATAATGTCTGGTGCAATTCGTGTACATGACGATATGCTTTTGACAGCCT CGGAAGCTTTGGCAGCACAAGTGACAGAGGAACACTTCAAAAAGGGACTAATTTACCCACCATTCTCCGATATCAGAAAGATTTCAGCCAACATTGCTGCTAAGGTTGCTGCCAAGGCATATGAACTCG GGCTGGCATCTCACCTTCCTCAGCCCGAAGATCTGGTTAAATATGCGGAGAGCTGCATGTACAGCCCTGTCTATAGAAGCTACCGTTGA
- the LOC107953851 gene encoding casein kinase 1-like protein HD16 gives MITSLTTTDGHNNIVSGAGFETTPFGRKADEDIKKLRVWKELVVEKKMNEYDSGGRSGDKGPGAENDGNTAPLPEKVSVGGSPMYRIEKKLGKGGFGQVYVGRRIGATGPGALEVALKFEHRSSKGCNYGPPYEWQVYNALGGSHGVPRVHYKGRQGDYYVMVMDILGPSLWDVWNNNSHTMSIEMVACIAIEAISILEKMHSRGYVHGDVKPENFLLGLPGTPDEKKLFLVDLGLATKWRDSSSGQHVEYDQRPDVFRGTVRYASVHAHLGRTGSRRDDLESLAYTLIFLLRGRLPWQGYQGENKGFLVCKKKMATSPETLCCFCPAPFGQFVEYVVNLKFDEEPNYAKYISLFDGIVGPNPLIRPINTDGAQKLIYQVGQKRGRLTMEDEEDEQPKKKVRMGMPATQWISVYNARRPMKQRYHYNVADVRLAQHIEKGSEDGLFISSVASCSNLWALIMDAGTGFTAQVYELSPYFLHKEWIMEQWEKNYYISAIAGANNGSSLVVMSKGTQYLQQSYKVSDSFPFKWINKKWREGFYVTAMATAGSRWAIVMSRGAPFSDQVVELDFLYPSEGIHRRWDSGYRITSTAATWDQAAFVLSVPRRKPADETQETLRTSAFPSTHVKEKWAKNLYIASVCYGRTVS, from the exons ATGATAACGAGCTTAACAACAACGGACGGACACAATAATATTGTGAGCGGTGCCGGTTTTGAAACAACGCCGTTTGGAAGAAAGGCAGACGAGGATATTAAAAAGCTTAGGGTTTGGAAAGAACTGGTTGTCGAAAAGAAGATGAACGAGTACGATAGTGGCGGCCGTAGCGGCGATAAGGGCCCTGGGGCTGAAAATGACGGAAACACAGCCCCGCTTCCTGAAAAG GTTTCGGTTGGCGGTTCCCCTATGTATAGAATTGAAAAGAAACTGGGGAAAGGAGGTTTTGGACAAGTTTATGTTGGTCGACGAATTGGAGCTACTGGTCCGGGAGCTCTAGAG GTAGCATTAAAATTTGAGCATAGAAGCAGCAAAGGATGTAATTATGGGCCACCATATGAGTGGCAAGTTTACAA TGCACTTGGTGGGAGCCATGGTGTCCCTCGAGTTCATTACAAGGGCCGGCAAGGTGACTACTATGTTATG GTTATGGATATACTTGGACCTAGCTTATGGGATGTTTGGAATAACAACTCACACAC GATGTCTATTGAAATGGTTGCATGTATTGCCATTGAAGCCATATCAATCTTGGAGAAGATGCACTCCAGAgg ATATGTGCATGGGGATGTGAAACCTGAGAATTTCTTGCTTGGTCTTCCTGGAACTCCAGATGAGAAAAAACTTTTTCTTGTTGACCTTGGATTAG CTACCAAGTGGCGAGATAGTTCGAGTGGTCAACATGTTGAGTATGATCAACGTCCTGATGTTTTcag GGGAACTGTACGATATGCTAGTGTGCATGCTCATCTTGGTAGAACTGGTAGCAGGAGAGATGATCTAGAGTCTCTGGCTTACACACTTATTTTCCTCCTTCGTGGTCGGTTACCATGGCAAGGATATCAG GGTGAAAATAAAGGCTTTCTTGTTTGTAAGAAGAAGATGGCCACTTCTCCTGAAACTTTATGTTGCTTTTGCCCTGCACCTTTCGGACAGTTTGTTGAGTATGTTGTGAATTTGAAGTTTGACGAGGAACCGAATTATGCAAAATATATCTCTCTTTTTGATGGCATTGTTGGTCCAAATCCACTTATTAGGCCAATAAATACTGATGGTGCTCAAAAG CTTATATATCAAGTAGGACAAAAGAGAGGACGATTAACAATGGAAGATGAAGAGGATGAACAACCAAAGAAGAAGGTTCGAATGGGTATGCCTGCAACTCAATGGATTAGTGTGTATAATGCTCGTAGGCCTATGAAGCAAAG ATATCACTATAATGTGGCAGATGTGAGGCTTGCTCAACATATCGAGAAAGGAAGTGAAGACGGGTTATTTATAAGTAGTGTGGCTTCTTGTTCTAACCTATGGGCTCTTATTATGGATGCTGGCACTGGCTTCACTGCTCAAGTATATGAACTCTCTCCATACTTTCTTCATAAG GAATGGATTATGGAGCAGTGGGAGAAGAATTACTACATCAGTGCAATTGCAGGAGCTAATAATGGGAGCTCTTTAGTTGTAATGTCTAAAG GGACCCAGTATTTGCAGCAATCCTACAAAGTTAGTGATTCATTTCCCTTCAAATGGATCAACAAAAAATGGAGGGAGGGTTTTTATGTGACTGCCATGGCCACTGCTGGAAGCAGATGGGCAATTGTTATGTCGCGTGGTGCTCCATTTTCTGACCAG GTTGTAGAATTAGATTTTCTATATCCTAGTGAAGGTATTCATCGGAGGTGGGATAGTGGCTATCGCATCACTTCAACCGCTGCAACTTGGGATCAAGCTGCTTTTGTCCTTAGTGTTCCAAGAAGAAAACCTGCAGATGAAACTCAAGAAACCCTTCGAACGTCTGCTTTTCCAAGCACACATGTAAAG GAGAAATGGGCAAAGAATCTCTATATTGCATCAGTTTGCTATGGTCGAACTGTTTCATGA
- the LOC107953850 gene encoding lachrymatory-factor synthase, with the protein MPTKKEKKKKNIIYLHLFKLLISFVSAYLSISLPSSLTKSRMAEETQPKWKGKAMAVLKRSTPDQIWPFLEEFCNLDRLFPDIHTCYRVEGSPGQPGLVRHCVGKFGWVNEKLLTIDPTNWSLSYQVLENNFGLNNYVATLKVLPTAKMGDDGKPAGCEIEWSFITDPIQGMKLEDFVSYIDNSLQFMAKKMEDALNAQMQRFGMS; encoded by the coding sequence ATGcccacaaaaaaagaaaaaaagaaaaaaaatatcatttatctCCACTTATTTAAATTACTTATCTCCTTTGTATCTGCTTATCTCTCCATCTCTCTCCCTTCCTCTCTCACAAAATCAAGAATGGCCGAAGAAACACAGCCAAAATGGAAAGGGAAGGCCATGGCAGTGCTGAAACGCTCAACCCCAGATCAGATATGGCCATTCTTAGAGGAATTCTGCAACTTAGACAGGTTGTTTCCTGACATCCATACCTGTTATAGAGTGGAGGGAAGTCCAGGGCAGCCTGGCTTGGTCCGTCACTGTGTAGGCAAGTTTGGATGGGTCAACGAGAAGCTTTTAACCATTGATCCCACCAACTGGTCCTTAAGCTACCAGGTCCTGGAAAATAACTTTGGGCTCAACAACTACGTTGCCACTCTCAAAGTCTTGCCAACGGCAAAAATGGGGGATGATGGTAAGCCTGCGGGGTGCGAGATCGAGTGGTCGTTTATAACTGATCCGATTCAAGGTATGAAATTGGAAGATTTTGTTTCTTACATTGATAACAGTCTCCAATTCATGGCAAAAAAAATGGAGGATGCCCTCAATGCTCAAATGCAGAGGTTTGGTATGTCTTGA
- the LOC107953849 gene encoding monoacylglycerol lipase, translated as MSTAVEMEQLTSGASNRIIPVLKILRIPLIFIRSMILCLLVTLFPRRRHSQRVVAAVENSFAASPSAAKTARRRSVWRSEEEDTLRRRALAEALDMGFETGDGEIQCRWSTSLFFGVRRNALFCRSWFPVTDELKGILIIIHGLNEHSGRYVQFAKQLTSCKFGVYAMDWTGHGGSDGLHGYVPSLDHVVADTGAFLEKIKSENPGVPLFLFGHSTGGALVLKAASYPYIEEMLEGIVMTAPALHVKPAHPVIAVLAPLFSLVVPKFQFKGANKRGIPVSRDPAAMLAKYSDPLVYTGPIRVRTGHEILCISSYLMRNFKFVTVPFFVLHGTADKVTDPLASQDLYNEAASKVKDIKLYEGFLHDLLFEPEREEIGQDIINWMEKRLDSIAESGDRSRRIDTGVLSFSRS; from the exons ATGTCAACGGCGGTGGAGATGGAGCAATTGACGTCGGGAGCAAGCAACCGGATAATCCCGGTCCTGAAAATCCTAAGAATCcctcttattttcattcgatcAATGATATTGTGCCTCCTCGTCACCCTATTCCCTCGACGCCGGCACTCTCAGAGGGTGGTCGCTGCCGTTGAAAATTCATTTGCGGCGTCCCCTTCGGCAGCTAAAACCGCAAGGCGGAGGTCGGTATGGAGGTCTGAAGAGGAGGACACCTTGAGAAGGAGAGCTTTGGCGGAGGCTTTGGACATGGGGTTTGAAACAGGGGACGGAGAGATTCAGTGCCGGTGGAGCACGTCTCTGTTCTTCGGGGTTCGAAGGAATGCCTTGTTTTGCCGGTCTTGGTTTCCAGTTACCGATGAATTAAA gggcattttgattATCATACACGGGCTGAATGAGCACAG TGGAAGATACGTTCAATTTGCAAAGCAACTAACCTCTTGCAAGTTTGGTGTATATGCCATGGACTGGACAG GTCATGGTGGAAGTGATGGATTGCATGGATATGTTCCTTCACTTGATCATGTGGTTGCGGATACT GGAGCTTTCTTGGAAAAAATAAAATCGGAAAACCCAGGTGTGCCTTTGTTCCTTTTTGGTCATTCTACTGGTGGTGCTCTGGTTTTAAAG GCAGCTTCGTATCCTTATATTGAAGAAATGCTGGAGGGAATTGTTATGACAGCTCCAGCTTTACATGTTAAGCCAGCACATCCCGTTATTGCG GTTCTTGCACCTCTTTTTTCTCTGGTTGTCCCCAAGTTCCAGTTTAAAGGTGCTAACAAGAGGGGCATCCCAGTTTCAAGGGACCCTGCCGCAATGTTGGCCAAGTACTCTGATCCTTTGGTGTACACTGGTCCAATAAGGGTCCGAACGGGGCATGAGATATTGTGCATTTCATCGTACTTAATGCGAAATTTCAAGTTCGTGACAGTCCCATTCTTTGTTCTACATGGAACTGCAGACAAAGTCACCGATCCTCTTGCTTCCCAGGATTTGTACAACGAAGCAGCCTCCAAGGTCAAAGACATAAAGCTTTACGAGGGCTTCTTGCACGACCTGCTCTTTGAACCAGAGCGTGAAGAGATAGGACAAGATATAATTAACTGGATGGAGAAGAGATTAGATTCCATAGCCGAAAGTGGTGATCGATCACGCAGGATAGATACAggtgttctttctttttctcgaaGTTAG
- the LOC107953848 gene encoding probable cysteine protease RD19B, which translates to MAHRMAFPLFIVSHFLFVGFILAETFSAVASEVDPLIRQVTDVHDDGTEPQQLLTAAEHHFSLFKARFNKSYGSKAEHDYRFKVFRSNLRRAARHQKLDPSATHGVTQFSDLTPGEFRKRFLGLNRSLRLPKDANQAPILPTDNLPEDFDWREKGAVTAVKNQGTCGSCWSFSTTGALEGANFLATGKLVSLSEQQLVDCDHECDPELAGSCDSGCNGGLMNTAFEYTLKAGGLMREEDYPYTATDRGRCKFDKSKIIAKVANFSVVSLDEDQIAANLVKNGPLAVGINSVFMQTYIGGVSCPFICSKHLDHGVLLVGYGSAGYSPIHLKDKPYWIIKNSWGENWGENGYYKICRGSNVCGVDSLVSTVVALNTKSQ; encoded by the coding sequence atggcTCATCGCATGGCGTTTCCCTTGTTTATTGTTTCGCACTTTTTATTCGTTGGTTTCATATTGGCGGAGACTTTCTCGGCCGTCGCTTCGGAAGTTGATCCATTGATCAGGCAAGTAACGGACGTTCACGACGATGGAACCGAGCCGCAGCAGCTCCTGACCGCAGCAGAGCATCACTTCTCGTTGTTCAAGGCTCGGTTCAATAAATCGTACGGGTCAAAGGCGGAGCACGATTACCGGTTCAAGGTTTTCCGGTCTAATCTAAGACGAGCGGCGCGTCATCAGAAGCTCGACCCGTCCGCCACTCACGGTGTGACTCAGTTCTCCGATTTGACTCCCGGCGAATTCAGGAAAAGGTTTTTGGGGTTAAACAGGAGTTTGAGACTGCCTAAAGATGCGAACCAGGCACCGATTTTACCTACCGATAATTTGCCTGAGGATTTCGATTGGAGAGAAAAAGGAGCTGTTACGGCCGTTAAAAATCAAGGTACCTGCGGGTCATGTTGGTCTTTTAGTACAACAGGAGCCTTGGAAGGTGCTAATTTTTTGGCAACTGGGAAACTCGTGAGCCTTAGTGAACAACAGCTCGTAGATTGTGATCATGAGTGTGATCCAGAGTTAGCAGGTTCATGTGATTCAGGGTGCAATGGTGGTCTCATGAATACTGCTTTTGAGTATACACTCAAAGCTGGTGGACTCATGCGTGAGGAAGACTACCCTTACACTGCTACAGATCGTGGGAGGTGCAAATTTGACAAGTCCAAAATTATTGCTAAGGTGGCCAATTTCAGTGTTGTTTCGCTTGATGAGGATCAAATTGCTGCTAATCTTGTGAAGAATGGTCCTCTTGCAGTGGGTATAAATTCAGTGTTCATGCAGACATATATTGGGGGAGTTTCTTGCCCATTCATCTGCTCCAAACACCTTGATCATGGAGTATTGCTGGTGGGGTATGGTTCAGCAGGCTATTCACCTATTCACTTGAAGGATAAACCATATTGGATCATTAAGAATTCATGGGGAGAAAACTGGGGTGAAAATGGATACTACAAAATCTGCAGGGGTAGCAATGTTTGTGGAGTTGATTCATTGGTATCCACTGTTGTTGCCCTTAACACCAAGTCTCAGTAG